One Peribacillus simplex NBRC 15720 = DSM 1321 genomic region harbors:
- a CDS encoding PTS glucitol/sorbitol transporter subunit IIA, which produces MQTVYQTQINQLGPSVSDFLGEKMFILFGADAPSELADYCLLIDVNEINGEIEKGDILVLGNLQYTITSVGDVVKKNLGSLGHITLKFNGSETPELPGTLHLEERDIQMPPAGTTLRILKK; this is translated from the coding sequence GTGCAGACAGTTTATCAAACTCAAATTAACCAACTTGGTCCATCTGTCTCTGATTTTCTTGGAGAAAAAATGTTCATCCTATTCGGAGCTGATGCTCCGAGTGAATTAGCGGATTATTGCCTATTAATTGATGTAAATGAAATTAATGGTGAAATCGAAAAGGGTGACATTCTCGTCTTAGGCAATCTTCAATATACCATTACCTCTGTAGGTGACGTGGTAAAAAAGAATTTAGGTTCACTTGGACATATCACGTTAAAATTTAATGGCTCTGAAACGCCAGAATTACCTGGCACTTTACATCTTGAAGAAAGAGATATACAAATGCCGCCAGCAGGAACAACTCTTCGAATCTTGAAAAAATAA